Proteins from one Falco cherrug isolate bFalChe1 chromosome 7, bFalChe1.pri, whole genome shotgun sequence genomic window:
- the TIPIN gene encoding TIMELESS-interacting protein isoform X1 has product MIDPLENNLFELPDYENTEDETFPPLPPPASPGRDDAEWAQANGDGNQQSQTKDSAVATRKAVKRPMPKLDAQRLISERGLPALRHVFDNVKFKGKGHEAEDLKTLIRHMEHWAHRLFPKLRFEDFIDRVESLGNKKEVQTCLKRIRLDLPILHEDFAGNEGGGGESNGLDTAIEDEPSCPGNAEQQLASLSGTTLTEEHQQRMMKNRQLALERRRAKMQCNSHSQHNGNQLAELSTSYLAEEINTPGAQDPADFIEDMEGTTAEGAVTDAEDEELEYATEEQ; this is encoded by the exons ATGATAGATCCTTTAGAGAACAACTTGTTTGAACTTCCTGATTATGAGAATACAGAAGATGAAACGTTCCCGCCTCTTccacctcctgcctctccagGAAGAGATGATGCTGAATGGGCTCAAGCTAATGGAG ATGGAAACCAGCAGTCACAAACAAAGGATTCTGCTGTAGCTACACGGAAAGCAGTCAAAAGGCCAATGCCTAAACTAGATGCCCAGAG GTTAATTTCGGAAAGGGGACTTCCAGCCCTAAGACACGTGTTCGACAATGTAAAGTTCAAGGGTAAAGGGCATGAG GCAGAGGACCTGAAAACACTCATACGACACATGGAACACTGGGCTCATAGACTGTTTCCAAAATTGCGGTTTGAGGATTTTATTGACAGAGTAGAGTCTttgggaaacaaaaaggaagttCAG ACCTGCCTAAAGCGAATTAGACTTGATCTTCCTATTTTACATGAAGACTTTGCAGGTAACGAAG GTGGTGGAGGGGAGAGCAATGGGCTGGACACGGCCATTGAAGATGAACCTTCCTGCCCTGGAAATGCAGAACAACAACTCGCTTCTCTGTCTGGTACAACTCTTACGGAAGAGCACCAGCAGCGAATGATGAAGAACAGGCAGCTGGCCTTGGAGCGTAGGCGAGCAAAGATGCAGTGTAACAGCCACTCGCAACACAATGGTAATCAACTAG cagagctCTCCACTAGTTACTTGGCAGAGGAGATTAATACCCCAGGGGCTCAGGATCCTGCTGACTTTATTGAAGACATGGAAGGTACCACAGCTGAGGGTGCGGTTACAGATGCTGAAGATGAAGAGTTGGAATATGCCACTGAAGAGCAGTAA
- the TIPIN gene encoding TIMELESS-interacting protein isoform X4: protein MIDPLENNLFELPDYENTEDETFPPLPPPASPGRDDAEWAQANGDGNQQSQTKDSAVATRKAVKRPMPKLDAQRLISERGLPALRHVFDNVKFKGKGHEAEDLKTLIRHMEHWAHRLFPKLRFEDFIDRVESLGNKKEVQTCLKRIRLDLPILHEDFAGNEGGGGESNGLDTAIEDEPSCPGNAEQQLASLSGTTLTEEHQQRMMKNRQLALERRRAKMQCNSHSQHNAELSTSYLAEEINTPGAQDPADFIEDMEGTTAEGAVTDAEDEELEYATEEQ from the exons ATGATAGATCCTTTAGAGAACAACTTGTTTGAACTTCCTGATTATGAGAATACAGAAGATGAAACGTTCCCGCCTCTTccacctcctgcctctccagGAAGAGATGATGCTGAATGGGCTCAAGCTAATGGAG ATGGAAACCAGCAGTCACAAACAAAGGATTCTGCTGTAGCTACACGGAAAGCAGTCAAAAGGCCAATGCCTAAACTAGATGCCCAGAG GTTAATTTCGGAAAGGGGACTTCCAGCCCTAAGACACGTGTTCGACAATGTAAAGTTCAAGGGTAAAGGGCATGAG GCAGAGGACCTGAAAACACTCATACGACACATGGAACACTGGGCTCATAGACTGTTTCCAAAATTGCGGTTTGAGGATTTTATTGACAGAGTAGAGTCTttgggaaacaaaaaggaagttCAG ACCTGCCTAAAGCGAATTAGACTTGATCTTCCTATTTTACATGAAGACTTTGCAGGTAACGAAG GTGGTGGAGGGGAGAGCAATGGGCTGGACACGGCCATTGAAGATGAACCTTCCTGCCCTGGAAATGCAGAACAACAACTCGCTTCTCTGTCTGGTACAACTCTTACGGAAGAGCACCAGCAGCGAATGATGAAGAACAGGCAGCTGGCCTTGGAGCGTAGGCGAGCAAAGATGCAGTGTAACAGCCACTCGCAACACAATG cagagctCTCCACTAGTTACTTGGCAGAGGAGATTAATACCCCAGGGGCTCAGGATCCTGCTGACTTTATTGAAGACATGGAAGGTACCACAGCTGAGGGTGCGGTTACAGATGCTGAAGATGAAGAGTTGGAATATGCCACTGAAGAGCAGTAA
- the TIPIN gene encoding TIMELESS-interacting protein isoform X5, protein MIDPLENNLFELPDYENTEDETFPPLPPPASPGRDDAEWAQANGDGNQQSQTKDSAVATRKAVKRPMPKLDAQRLISERGLPALRHVFDNVKFKGKGHEAEDLKTLIRHMEHWAHRLFPKLRFEDFIDRVESLGNKKEVQTCLKRIRLDLPILHEDFAGNEGGGGESNGLDTAIEDEPSCPGNAEQQLASLSGTTLTEEHQQRMMKNRQLALERRRAKMQCNSHSQHNELSTSYLAEEINTPGAQDPADFIEDMEGTTAEGAVTDAEDEELEYATEEQ, encoded by the exons ATGATAGATCCTTTAGAGAACAACTTGTTTGAACTTCCTGATTATGAGAATACAGAAGATGAAACGTTCCCGCCTCTTccacctcctgcctctccagGAAGAGATGATGCTGAATGGGCTCAAGCTAATGGAG ATGGAAACCAGCAGTCACAAACAAAGGATTCTGCTGTAGCTACACGGAAAGCAGTCAAAAGGCCAATGCCTAAACTAGATGCCCAGAG GTTAATTTCGGAAAGGGGACTTCCAGCCCTAAGACACGTGTTCGACAATGTAAAGTTCAAGGGTAAAGGGCATGAG GCAGAGGACCTGAAAACACTCATACGACACATGGAACACTGGGCTCATAGACTGTTTCCAAAATTGCGGTTTGAGGATTTTATTGACAGAGTAGAGTCTttgggaaacaaaaaggaagttCAG ACCTGCCTAAAGCGAATTAGACTTGATCTTCCTATTTTACATGAAGACTTTGCAGGTAACGAAG GTGGTGGAGGGGAGAGCAATGGGCTGGACACGGCCATTGAAGATGAACCTTCCTGCCCTGGAAATGCAGAACAACAACTCGCTTCTCTGTCTGGTACAACTCTTACGGAAGAGCACCAGCAGCGAATGATGAAGAACAGGCAGCTGGCCTTGGAGCGTAGGCGAGCAAAGATGCAGTGTAACAGCCACTCGCAACACAATG agctCTCCACTAGTTACTTGGCAGAGGAGATTAATACCCCAGGGGCTCAGGATCCTGCTGACTTTATTGAAGACATGGAAGGTACCACAGCTGAGGGTGCGGTTACAGATGCTGAAGATGAAGAGTTGGAATATGCCACTGAAGAGCAGTAA
- the TIPIN gene encoding TIMELESS-interacting protein isoform X3 yields MIDPLENNLFELPDYENTEDETFPPLPPPASPGRDDAEWAQANGDGNQQSQTKDSAVATRKAVKRPMPKLDAQRLISERGLPALRHVFDNVKFKGKGHEAEDLKTLIRHMEHWAHRLFPKLRFEDFIDRVESLGNKKEVQTCLKRIRLDLPILHEDFAGGGGESNGLDTAIEDEPSCPGNAEQQLASLSGTTLTEEHQQRMMKNRQLALERRRAKMQCNSHSQHNGNQLAELSTSYLAEEINTPGAQDPADFIEDMEGTTAEGAVTDAEDEELEYATEEQ; encoded by the exons ATGATAGATCCTTTAGAGAACAACTTGTTTGAACTTCCTGATTATGAGAATACAGAAGATGAAACGTTCCCGCCTCTTccacctcctgcctctccagGAAGAGATGATGCTGAATGGGCTCAAGCTAATGGAG ATGGAAACCAGCAGTCACAAACAAAGGATTCTGCTGTAGCTACACGGAAAGCAGTCAAAAGGCCAATGCCTAAACTAGATGCCCAGAG GTTAATTTCGGAAAGGGGACTTCCAGCCCTAAGACACGTGTTCGACAATGTAAAGTTCAAGGGTAAAGGGCATGAG GCAGAGGACCTGAAAACACTCATACGACACATGGAACACTGGGCTCATAGACTGTTTCCAAAATTGCGGTTTGAGGATTTTATTGACAGAGTAGAGTCTttgggaaacaaaaaggaagttCAG ACCTGCCTAAAGCGAATTAGACTTGATCTTCCTATTTTACATGAAGACTTTGCAG GTGGTGGAGGGGAGAGCAATGGGCTGGACACGGCCATTGAAGATGAACCTTCCTGCCCTGGAAATGCAGAACAACAACTCGCTTCTCTGTCTGGTACAACTCTTACGGAAGAGCACCAGCAGCGAATGATGAAGAACAGGCAGCTGGCCTTGGAGCGTAGGCGAGCAAAGATGCAGTGTAACAGCCACTCGCAACACAATGGTAATCAACTAG cagagctCTCCACTAGTTACTTGGCAGAGGAGATTAATACCCCAGGGGCTCAGGATCCTGCTGACTTTATTGAAGACATGGAAGGTACCACAGCTGAGGGTGCGGTTACAGATGCTGAAGATGAAGAGTTGGAATATGCCACTGAAGAGCAGTAA
- the TIPIN gene encoding TIMELESS-interacting protein isoform X2 → MIDPLENNLFELPDYENTEDETFPPLPPPASPGRDDAEWAQANGDGNQQSQTKDSAVATRKAVKRPMPKLDAQRLISERGLPALRHVFDNVKFKGKGHEAEDLKTLIRHMEHWAHRLFPKLRFEDFIDRVESLGNKKEVQTCLKRIRLDLPILHEDFAGNEGGGGESNGLDTAIEDEPSCPGNAEQQLASLSGTTLTEEHQQRMMKNRQLALERRRAKMQCNSHSQHNGNQLELSTSYLAEEINTPGAQDPADFIEDMEGTTAEGAVTDAEDEELEYATEEQ, encoded by the exons ATGATAGATCCTTTAGAGAACAACTTGTTTGAACTTCCTGATTATGAGAATACAGAAGATGAAACGTTCCCGCCTCTTccacctcctgcctctccagGAAGAGATGATGCTGAATGGGCTCAAGCTAATGGAG ATGGAAACCAGCAGTCACAAACAAAGGATTCTGCTGTAGCTACACGGAAAGCAGTCAAAAGGCCAATGCCTAAACTAGATGCCCAGAG GTTAATTTCGGAAAGGGGACTTCCAGCCCTAAGACACGTGTTCGACAATGTAAAGTTCAAGGGTAAAGGGCATGAG GCAGAGGACCTGAAAACACTCATACGACACATGGAACACTGGGCTCATAGACTGTTTCCAAAATTGCGGTTTGAGGATTTTATTGACAGAGTAGAGTCTttgggaaacaaaaaggaagttCAG ACCTGCCTAAAGCGAATTAGACTTGATCTTCCTATTTTACATGAAGACTTTGCAGGTAACGAAG GTGGTGGAGGGGAGAGCAATGGGCTGGACACGGCCATTGAAGATGAACCTTCCTGCCCTGGAAATGCAGAACAACAACTCGCTTCTCTGTCTGGTACAACTCTTACGGAAGAGCACCAGCAGCGAATGATGAAGAACAGGCAGCTGGCCTTGGAGCGTAGGCGAGCAAAGATGCAGTGTAACAGCCACTCGCAACACAATGGTAATCAACTAG agctCTCCACTAGTTACTTGGCAGAGGAGATTAATACCCCAGGGGCTCAGGATCCTGCTGACTTTATTGAAGACATGGAAGGTACCACAGCTGAGGGTGCGGTTACAGATGCTGAAGATGAAGAGTTGGAATATGCCACTGAAGAGCAGTAA